One genomic segment of bacterium includes these proteins:
- a CDS encoding transposase produces VKENHPFAILAWVILPDHLHCIWRLPEGDDDFSIRWQLIKTRFTRRAREERKVWQGRFWEHVIKDEGDLIRHVEYIHYNPVKHGYARSPMEWPHSSFKRFVENGMYSSEWGNGGPGCVIGCVGME; encoded by the coding sequence GTGAAGGAGAACCACCCTTTCGCGATCCTGGCGTGGGTAATTTTACCGGACCATTTGCATTGCATATGGCGGCTCCCGGAAGGGGATGACGATTTTTCCATCCGGTGGCAATTGATAAAAACGAGGTTCACGAGAAGGGCCAGGGAAGAGCGCAAGGTGTGGCAGGGGAGGTTTTGGGAGCACGTGATAAAGGACGAGGGCGATTTGATCCGGCACGTGGAGTATATCCATTACAACCCCGTGAAACACGGGTATGCAAGGTCGCCGATGGAGTGGCCGCATTCGAGCTTCAAGAGGTTCGTGGAAAACGGAATGTATTCGTCGGAGTGGGGAAACGGCGGTCCGGGGTGCGTTATCGGTTGCGTGGGAATGGAGTAA